Proteins encoded by one window of Thalassoroseus pseudoceratinae:
- a CDS encoding glycine zipper domain-containing protein, whose translation MPTQWILGGLVILGSLPLTGCATSTGNGALFGTGLGATTGAVLGSVSGNAGKGALIGATAGALGGALVGNAEDAARQRDAAWAHAYQVEQQQFAAQAVTNADVVTMTQSGVSQEVIINAIRTRGGQFDTSPNALIWLKNSGVSDAVIATMQQSGSPIAPVSTTTVVPPPAIGPEVIVVEPRPAPIFVHPGPIRFRSPRRCRPYRRHGHSAHLHIDL comes from the coding sequence ATGCCGACACAATGGATTCTTGGTGGCTTAGTCATCTTAGGTAGTTTGCCTTTGACGGGGTGTGCCACATCGACTGGGAACGGTGCGTTGTTCGGTACCGGACTCGGCGCAACGACCGGGGCAGTTCTCGGGAGCGTTTCAGGGAACGCTGGCAAGGGAGCATTGATTGGCGCGACCGCCGGTGCTCTCGGGGGAGCGTTGGTCGGAAACGCCGAAGACGCCGCACGTCAACGTGACGCCGCCTGGGCACATGCCTACCAAGTCGAACAACAGCAATTCGCAGCCCAAGCCGTGACAAACGCCGATGTGGTCACGATGACGCAAAGCGGCGTCAGTCAGGAAGTGATCATCAACGCCATCCGCACACGGGGCGGACAATTCGACACCAGTCCCAATGCATTGATCTGGTTGAAAAACAGTGGCGTCTCCGATGCAGTAATCGCGACCATGCAACAAAGCGGCTCGCCAATCGCTCCGGTGAGCACAACAACCGTGGTTCCGCCGCCTGCGATCGGTCCTGAGGTGATCGTCGTCGAACCGCGACCGGCGCCCATTTTCGTGCATCCTGGACCGATCCGGTTCCGTTCGCCAAGACGCTGCCGACCGTATCGACGGCATGGCCACAGTGCCCATTTGCATATCGATCTGTAG
- a CDS encoding GYF domain-containing protein: protein MPHEFWVRSANKVRGPFAAADLQRLARDGQLQPTDEVSRDQSRWKPAGEIRGLGLQQTAKQQPSTPLRQRNPLLIAAGTVLLVGLTVATCGAVVSAGFFQTFVVLLLFLATVGLGYAASNMGWMTAGLYAVLVAGFGAFVLAEKFPSDTASLAAGIVVASIVVLAWRLIAMGLGHDYQDAIITQHDLDYFTTKPISPREFRRVQQALGGSRPEASSSRVRLRLDPDDLLRTEDTFVESFEKETKRSLPALGMSAVAHVLLLAMLWLFKVSFLDQNDIVINGGWITEREQTEVIEAPKETAAVELRGLDFNADSNTTPTRNPLRAMREDDEPTDGPASLANVKELLSTRTPEKRRVALSEFEGAERIDEAVSSGLKWLLRHQQPEGHWQLHAGYPNASEVVLRTDTGATALALLAFLGHGQTHVNADDEATREGIERGLNWLLDVQKPNGDFHDWDELGRQTAYYAHSQALIAICEAYAMTGDRKFIEPAERGIRFLLDSQQPIEGGWKYQPQDDQSVGDLSVTGWALMALHTARVANLRVPGEPFRRGMKFLDLVQLEDGARYKYEPRPGWDATHAMTGAGLLCRQYFGWTQQEPALNSGVDYLLSPPNEPVWAKGKRNVYSWYYTGQVLHNLNDERFQRWYQQTATEILDHQFTGGGRSTRGSWSPIPAGDPYEYGEKAGRLYITVMCLLILETPYRHTSLEQPTS from the coding sequence ATGCCGCATGAATTTTGGGTTCGTTCCGCTAACAAGGTCCGAGGGCCGTTTGCCGCCGCCGACCTGCAACGCTTGGCTCGCGACGGACAGTTACAACCAACCGACGAAGTCAGCCGCGATCAATCCCGCTGGAAACCGGCCGGTGAGATTCGAGGACTCGGGTTGCAACAAACGGCAAAACAGCAGCCGTCAACGCCGCTCCGTCAACGGAATCCTCTCTTGATCGCGGCTGGAACTGTGTTGCTTGTGGGGCTCACGGTCGCAACCTGTGGCGCAGTTGTCTCCGCAGGTTTTTTTCAGACGTTCGTCGTGCTGCTGCTTTTCTTGGCGACAGTTGGACTGGGATATGCGGCATCAAATATGGGCTGGATGACGGCCGGACTCTACGCGGTTTTGGTGGCCGGGTTTGGTGCCTTCGTACTGGCTGAGAAGTTTCCTTCGGATACCGCGTCATTGGCCGCCGGGATTGTTGTCGCTAGCATCGTTGTCCTGGCCTGGCGACTCATTGCGATGGGTCTCGGGCACGACTACCAAGACGCGATCATCACGCAACACGACTTAGATTACTTCACCACAAAACCGATCAGCCCGCGAGAATTCCGCCGTGTGCAACAGGCTCTCGGCGGTTCTCGCCCGGAAGCCAGCTCAAGCCGCGTTCGATTGCGTCTCGATCCGGATGACCTGCTCCGCACGGAGGATACGTTCGTTGAGTCATTCGAAAAGGAGACCAAACGAAGCCTCCCCGCCCTTGGTATGAGTGCGGTGGCTCATGTTCTCTTGTTGGCGATGCTGTGGTTGTTCAAAGTGAGCTTTCTCGACCAAAACGACATTGTCATCAATGGCGGTTGGATCACCGAACGGGAACAAACCGAGGTTATCGAAGCTCCGAAAGAAACAGCCGCTGTCGAGTTGCGGGGGTTGGACTTCAATGCCGATTCGAATACCACGCCAACGCGAAACCCGTTGCGAGCCATGCGGGAAGACGACGAACCGACGGACGGTCCAGCTTCGTTGGCGAATGTCAAAGAACTGCTTTCCACTCGCACACCGGAAAAACGACGCGTAGCACTCTCAGAGTTTGAAGGGGCAGAGCGAATTGATGAGGCCGTTTCTTCCGGACTGAAGTGGCTATTGCGGCATCAACAACCCGAAGGGCATTGGCAACTGCACGCTGGGTATCCGAATGCGAGCGAAGTCGTCTTGAGAACCGACACTGGCGCAACGGCATTGGCATTGCTGGCATTTCTAGGGCATGGGCAAACCCACGTGAATGCCGACGATGAAGCCACGCGTGAGGGCATCGAACGCGGTCTGAATTGGCTCCTCGATGTGCAGAAGCCGAACGGTGATTTCCATGATTGGGACGAACTCGGTCGGCAAACCGCTTACTACGCTCATTCCCAAGCCCTGATCGCCATTTGCGAAGCCTACGCGATGACGGGCGATCGAAAGTTCATCGAACCGGCCGAGCGAGGAATTCGGTTTCTTTTGGACAGCCAACAACCAATTGAAGGCGGCTGGAAATATCAACCACAAGATGATCAATCGGTCGGTGATTTATCTGTTACCGGTTGGGCGTTGATGGCGTTGCATACGGCTCGAGTCGCGAACTTACGTGTGCCAGGCGAACCGTTCCGTCGCGGGATGAAGTTTCTCGACTTAGTCCAACTTGAAGACGGTGCCCGTTACAAATATGAACCACGTCCCGGTTGGGATGCGACTCACGCAATGACGGGTGCCGGGTTGTTATGTCGTCAGTACTTCGGCTGGACGCAGCAAGAACCGGCACTCAACAGCGGCGTGGATTACTTGCTCTCACCACCCAATGAGCCAGTTTGGGCCAAGGGGAAACGCAATGTCTACTCTTGGTACTACACCGGCCAAGTGCTGCACAACTTGAATGACGAGCGATTCCAGCGGTGGTATCAACAGACGGCGACGGAGATTCTCGACCATCAATTCACCGGCGGCGGGCGATCGACCCGTGGAAGTTGGTCGCCGATTCCAGCGGGTGATCCTTACGAGTACGGCGAGAAAGCCGGTCGGCTATACATCACCGTGATGTGTCTACTCATCCTCGAAACACCATACCGCCATACATCGCTCGAACAACCGACATCGTGA
- a CDS encoding MutS family DNA mismatch repair protein, whose product MPDTPRKSPRSEYLDRLQSRSAVVSALKTVDGRIATARGLVFLAGIILTVLVFQETCSAGWLLLPFLAFVALVIWHGRVLKRLSAAQLAVTYYERGLKRLDDEWFQTGATGERYGDPNHVYSGDLDLFGDGSLFQLLCRARTRLGEDVLANWLLSPAGQDEIQQRQQSVRELRPELDLREELALLSAVVHDELDQNRLREWSVEPPAPVEPWRRVLAFVLAASTLTGLVLWLFLGYRLSVFVAPLLLEIVFVASSAGTIRRVFDSVDIGNIGLQILSEVLVIIEARQFESELLVRSRQALETDGLPPSAQIAKLHQLTGWLNNSLQNQFFFPFAFVLCLPLHLVHAIEKWREDVGSHIPQWLDVVGRFEALSSLAGHSYERPDDPFPEIVAEGPVLDGVELGHPLLPDADCVRNDLALDSNRQLVLISGSNMSGKSTLLRTVGTNAVLALAGGPVRAKSLRLTSLQLGTAMRISDSLQDGRSLFYSVLRRLKAVVDLAEDERPLLFLLDEILQGTNSHDRRVGSEGVIKKLIEKGAVGLVTTHDLALTDIVQELDGKAENAHFEDHIEDGEMTFDYKIRPGVVQKSNALELMRMIGLDV is encoded by the coding sequence ATGCCGGACACCCCGCGAAAGTCGCCCCGCAGTGAATACCTCGACCGTCTACAGTCGCGATCCGCGGTTGTATCAGCCTTAAAGACCGTAGACGGTCGGATCGCGACCGCCCGAGGATTGGTGTTCCTCGCCGGAATCATTCTGACAGTTCTTGTCTTTCAAGAAACTTGCTCGGCCGGCTGGCTTCTACTGCCATTCTTGGCGTTTGTTGCATTGGTGATCTGGCACGGTCGTGTGCTGAAACGTCTCTCGGCCGCTCAACTGGCCGTGACGTACTACGAACGCGGACTCAAACGCCTGGACGATGAATGGTTCCAAACAGGGGCGACAGGAGAACGCTACGGCGACCCCAATCACGTGTATTCGGGTGATCTCGACTTATTTGGAGATGGCTCGCTATTCCAGCTGCTCTGTCGTGCACGGACGCGGTTGGGCGAAGATGTCTTGGCGAACTGGCTGCTTTCACCCGCTGGTCAGGACGAGATTCAACAGCGTCAGCAAAGCGTGCGGGAGCTTCGCCCCGAACTCGATCTCCGAGAAGAGTTGGCGTTGCTGAGTGCCGTCGTGCATGACGAGCTTGATCAGAACCGATTGCGGGAATGGTCGGTCGAGCCTCCCGCTCCTGTTGAACCTTGGCGACGTGTTCTCGCCTTTGTTCTGGCTGCTTCGACGCTGACCGGGCTCGTACTTTGGTTGTTCTTGGGATATCGGCTGTCGGTTTTCGTCGCTCCGTTGCTGTTAGAAATTGTGTTCGTCGCCAGCTCGGCCGGCACGATCCGCCGGGTGTTCGATTCTGTGGATATCGGAAACATCGGCTTGCAAATTCTGTCGGAAGTGTTGGTGATCATTGAGGCCAGGCAATTCGAATCGGAACTCTTGGTCCGAAGCCGCCAAGCCTTGGAGACCGATGGCCTCCCGCCCTCCGCACAGATCGCAAAACTGCATCAGCTCACAGGTTGGCTCAACAACAGCTTGCAAAATCAGTTTTTCTTTCCGTTCGCGTTCGTGTTGTGTCTGCCATTGCATCTGGTACACGCGATCGAGAAATGGCGGGAAGATGTCGGTTCTCACATTCCTCAGTGGCTGGATGTCGTAGGACGTTTTGAGGCGTTGTCGTCGCTGGCCGGTCACAGTTACGAACGTCCGGACGATCCGTTTCCGGAGATTGTTGCCGAAGGCCCGGTGCTCGATGGTGTGGAATTGGGGCACCCACTGCTTCCCGATGCCGATTGTGTTCGGAATGACTTGGCACTTGATTCCAACCGTCAGCTGGTGTTGATCAGCGGTTCGAATATGTCCGGCAAAAGCACATTGCTTCGCACAGTGGGAACGAACGCAGTCTTGGCATTGGCGGGCGGTCCGGTGCGGGCGAAGTCGCTGCGGTTGACCTCACTCCAATTGGGGACGGCCATGCGAATCAGTGATTCATTGCAAGACGGGCGATCGCTGTTCTATTCGGTCTTGCGACGATTGAAAGCCGTCGTCGACCTTGCAGAAGACGAACGACCGTTGCTCTTCCTGCTGGATGAGATTCTTCAGGGCACGAATTCCCATGATCGTCGAGTCGGTTCGGAAGGCGTGATCAAGAAGCTTATCGAGAAGGGAGCCGTCGGTTTAGTGACGACGCACGACCTTGCACTCACGGATATCGTTCAGGAACTTGATGGCAAAGCCGAGAATGCACACTTCGAAGATCACATCGAAGACGGCGAAATGACGTTCGACTACAAAATTCGTCCGGGTGTTGTTCAGAAGAGCAATGCGTTGGAATTGATGCGGATGATCGGTCTGGACGTTTAA
- a CDS encoding response regulator codes for MSKQKILVIEDERSIVEVLTYNLTHEGFDVISATDGQDGLRKAQRELPDLIVLDLMLPVTDGLQVCRQLRSDPKTQHIRVLMLTARSEEIDEIVGFNMGADDYVTKPFKMKPLIHRIKALLRRPASDSTNVDKVAVDGIEIDKLNHQCRIDGVEIMLTPTEFRLLWELARQPGRPFTRHELMDKSRGEDANALERTIDVHIRSLRQKLDPYADCVETVRGVGYRFRPQSASSN; via the coding sequence ATGAGCAAGCAAAAGATTCTGGTGATTGAGGACGAACGCTCGATCGTGGAGGTTCTCACTTACAATTTGACGCACGAAGGCTTTGACGTCATCAGCGCCACCGATGGGCAAGACGGACTTCGAAAGGCGCAACGGGAACTGCCGGACCTGATCGTTCTCGATCTCATGTTGCCGGTCACGGATGGTTTGCAGGTCTGTCGGCAACTCCGTAGCGATCCCAAAACGCAGCACATCCGTGTGCTCATGCTGACCGCCCGTAGTGAAGAAATCGACGAGATTGTCGGCTTCAACATGGGAGCCGACGATTACGTCACCAAGCCTTTCAAGATGAAGCCGCTGATTCATCGTATCAAAGCCTTGTTGCGACGACCGGCTAGCGATTCGACCAATGTCGACAAAGTGGCTGTCGACGGCATCGAGATTGACAAGTTGAACCATCAATGCCGAATTGATGGGGTCGAAATCATGCTGACGCCGACCGAGTTTCGTCTGCTATGGGAACTGGCTCGCCAACCGGGACGGCCCTTCACTCGGCATGAATTGATGGACAAGAGCCGTGGTGAAGATGCCAACGCATTGGAACGCACGATCGACGTCCACATTCGCTCTCTGCGTCAGAAACTCGACCCCTATGCCGACTGCGTCGAAACTGTTCGCGGCGTGGGTTACCGATTCCGACCGCAATCCGCGTCCAGCAATTAG
- the phoU gene encoding phosphate signaling complex protein PhoU, translated as MTIHLFRDLEEIHRDILSMCAQVEDMIHLAVDSLNEPSPQIVEELQERDTKIDAWDVRIEEDCLKILALHQPVAVDLRRIMAVMKITAELERVADLGVHIAERACGLIGYPELHVPEKLKTMAQVALDMLHRSIDAYVELDSKVARRVCAEDDFVDQMNREMIEGLQKIMKEQPQLAEPAMHVFSASRHIERIADHATNIAEDVVYLVEGEIIRHKRPPESKSDDN; from the coding sequence ATGACGATCCACCTATTTCGAGACTTGGAAGAGATCCACCGCGACATTTTGTCCATGTGCGCTCAGGTGGAAGACATGATTCACCTGGCAGTGGACAGCTTGAACGAACCAAGTCCGCAAATTGTCGAGGAACTCCAAGAACGCGACACTAAAATTGACGCATGGGACGTGCGGATCGAAGAAGACTGCCTCAAAATTCTGGCATTGCACCAGCCTGTTGCGGTTGATCTTCGGCGAATTATGGCCGTGATGAAGATCACCGCCGAACTGGAGCGGGTGGCGGATTTAGGTGTCCACATTGCCGAACGTGCTTGCGGACTCATTGGCTATCCAGAACTCCACGTACCTGAGAAGTTGAAAACGATGGCTCAGGTTGCATTGGACATGCTGCACCGCAGTATTGACGCCTATGTGGAATTGGACAGCAAAGTCGCTCGGCGTGTCTGCGCTGAGGACGACTTCGTCGATCAAATGAATCGTGAAATGATCGAAGGCCTTCAGAAAATCATGAAGGAACAACCGCAGTTGGCCGAACCGGCTATGCACGTTTTTTCCGCCTCCCGACACATCGAGCGAATCGCCGATCACGCCACGAACATCGCTGAAGATGTGGTGTATCTTGTCGAGGGCGAGATCATCCGTCACAAACGACCGCCTGAGTCAAAATCCGATGATAACTAA
- a CDS encoding enoyl-ACP reductase FabI codes for MKLFEGKKGLVFGIANDRSIAWAITQELHENGAEMGFTHLPDKDPERPKSENRLRKLVDPIGAKFVMPCDIQNPEMVDAVFDQAKESFGKVDFILHSMAFAAIDQLKCPVYDVSREGFSLAMDISAYSLIELARRGREILNPGGSLLTMTYLGGETVIPGYNLMGICKAALESTMTYLASELGPEGFRVNALSAGPLKTLASSAVGDFSKMMKLYEAFSPMRRGVSPGEVGKAGMFLLSDLASGITGETLHVDGGYHIMGAPPADADEE; via the coding sequence ATGAAGTTGTTCGAAGGAAAAAAAGGTCTGGTCTTCGGCATCGCGAATGATCGGTCGATTGCTTGGGCGATCACGCAGGAATTGCATGAAAACGGTGCCGAAATGGGTTTCACGCACCTGCCCGACAAAGACCCCGAACGACCCAAGAGCGAGAATCGTCTTCGCAAACTTGTGGACCCGATCGGTGCCAAGTTCGTCATGCCCTGTGACATTCAAAATCCCGAAATGGTCGATGCCGTCTTCGATCAGGCCAAAGAATCGTTCGGGAAAGTGGATTTCATTCTGCATTCGATGGCATTCGCGGCAATCGATCAACTGAAGTGCCCGGTTTATGATGTCTCGCGGGAAGGTTTCTCGCTTGCCATGGACATCAGTGCGTACAGCCTAATTGAGTTGGCTCGTCGGGGACGTGAGATCCTCAATCCGGGCGGCAGCTTGCTGACGATGACGTACCTCGGCGGTGAAACCGTGATCCCTGGTTACAACCTCATGGGGATCTGCAAAGCCGCTCTGGAAAGCACGATGACCTATCTCGCCAGCGAATTAGGGCCGGAAGGTTTCCGAGTGAATGCGCTCAGTGCGGGACCGCTCAAGACGCTCGCGTCGTCAGCCGTGGGCGATTTCAGCAAAATGATGAAGCTCTACGAAGCGTTTTCGCCAATGCGTCGCGGTGTTTCACCGGGTGAAGTTGGCAAAGCCGGGATGTTCTTGCTGAGCGACTTGGCGTCCGGCATCACCGGCGAAACATTACACGTCGATGGCGGATACCACATCATGGGAGCCCCGCCCGCGGATGCGGACGAGGAATAA
- a CDS encoding dihydrodipicolinate synthase family protein has protein sequence MNSASLDPTAMIKPRRKVTGISAILLPFLDSGEVDWESLEAHIERTANAGLTPAVNMDTGYTHLIDEQTKLEVLKRTREVLSGGKFVAGAFVKDEPGAEFDLDAYSREMTLISEYGGLPVVFQSFGLIEQAGPEIVESYQALGRAVNEFLGFELTQDLAPFGKVYDLETYAGLMAIPQCIGAKHSSFHREPEWQRLQLRDQKRPDFTVFTGNDFAIDMIMYGSDYLLGLSTFAPDLFAKRDAMWEAGDPAFYELNDQLQYLGYLTFRSPSAGYKHSAAQFLKLRGWTKTNNTHPDSPPRPESDIAVLKELGERLGVL, from the coding sequence ATGAACTCTGCTTCGCTCGATCCGACCGCGATGATCAAACCCCGCCGAAAGGTGACCGGGATTTCCGCAATTTTGCTTCCGTTTCTCGATTCCGGAGAAGTGGATTGGGAAAGCCTGGAAGCCCACATCGAACGCACCGCGAACGCAGGTCTCACACCGGCAGTCAATATGGACACCGGATATACGCACCTCATCGACGAGCAGACGAAGCTCGAAGTGCTGAAGCGAACTCGCGAAGTGCTTTCCGGGGGCAAGTTCGTCGCAGGAGCGTTCGTGAAAGATGAGCCCGGCGCGGAATTCGACCTGGATGCTTACAGCCGGGAAATGACACTCATCAGCGAGTACGGCGGGTTGCCGGTCGTGTTCCAATCCTTCGGGCTCATCGAGCAAGCCGGTCCCGAAATTGTGGAGTCTTACCAAGCCCTCGGCCGTGCGGTGAATGAATTCTTGGGTTTTGAACTCACCCAGGATCTAGCACCATTCGGGAAGGTTTACGACCTCGAAACCTACGCCGGTTTGATGGCCATTCCACAGTGCATCGGTGCAAAGCATTCATCGTTTCATCGCGAACCGGAATGGCAACGGCTACAGCTTCGCGATCAGAAACGACCGGACTTCACCGTCTTCACGGGGAATGATTTCGCCATCGACATGATCATGTACGGCAGCGATTATCTGCTCGGATTGAGCACGTTCGCGCCGGACTTATTCGCGAAACGCGACGCCATGTGGGAAGCGGGCGATCCGGCGTTTTACGAACTCAACGACCAACTGCAATACTTGGGCTACTTGACCTTCCGGAGCCCAAGCGCCGGATACAAACACTCCGCGGCACAATTCTTGAAATTGCGAGGTTGGACCAAAACCAACAACACTCACCCCGACAGCCCTCCGCGACCGGAAAGCGACATCGCTGTACTGAAGGAACTTGGCGAACGACTCGGAGTGTTGTAA
- a CDS encoding PGPGW domain-containing protein yields MWTDLVANITDWMDEHNTFVWTLSIVSALTFIASLMLVPFLITRVRADYFVTDEPSAMAFATKHPVWRGLFLVAKNLLGIILLLGGILMLALPGQGLLTILIGISLLNFPGKRELELWIIRRPAIYRTINWIRIRRGGEPLQLPEATE; encoded by the coding sequence ATGTGGACTGACCTTGTTGCCAACATCACCGACTGGATGGACGAACACAATACGTTCGTTTGGACGCTCTCAATCGTGTCGGCCCTCACGTTCATCGCCAGTTTGATGTTGGTGCCATTTCTGATCACCCGCGTCCGGGCAGATTACTTCGTGACCGATGAACCGTCCGCGATGGCGTTCGCCACAAAGCATCCGGTCTGGCGGGGCCTGTTCTTAGTTGCCAAGAACCTATTGGGAATCATCCTGCTTCTTGGTGGCATCTTGATGCTGGCACTTCCGGGGCAGGGGTTGCTGACGATTCTGATTGGCATCTCGTTGTTGAACTTCCCCGGTAAACGCGAATTGGAGTTGTGGATCATCCGCCGGCCAGCCATTTACCGGACCATCAATTGGATCCGCATCCGACGCGGCGGCGAACCTCTGCAACTCCCTGAGGCCACGGAGTGA
- a CDS encoding Flp family type IVb pilin: protein MKNILSSVKQFLVSEDGPTAVEYAVMLALIVIVCLTAIGEIGTNANTKFEGVRDALT, encoded by the coding sequence ATGAAGAACATCCTCAGCAGTGTCAAACAGTTCCTGGTTTCCGAAGATGGCCCGACGGCCGTCGAATACGCCGTCATGCTGGCGTTGATCGTCATCGTCTGCTTGACAGCGATTGGTGAAATCGGCACGAACGCCAACACCAAATTCGAAGGTGTTCGCGACGCGTTGACATAA
- a CDS encoding A24 family peptidase: MDWQALLIENWHVKFVAVVLIVAAWIDGKELRVPNWLTYSMVLSGLVYNTVVGGWGGLGFALLGMVVGLLTLLPLYSVGGMGAGDVKLMAGIGAWLGSYITFYAFVATVVVGAVMAVLMVIYKRGVQKHYAQFLMILNEWMTVRNPAELSKIAKERKPTMFLLPYGIPICIGSIGYFCYAGLLY; encoded by the coding sequence ATGGATTGGCAAGCTCTCTTGATTGAGAACTGGCACGTGAAGTTCGTCGCAGTCGTATTGATTGTGGCAGCTTGGATCGACGGTAAAGAACTTCGAGTTCCGAATTGGCTGACCTATTCCATGGTCCTCAGCGGTTTGGTTTACAACACCGTGGTCGGCGGTTGGGGCGGTTTGGGTTTTGCGTTGCTTGGGATGGTTGTCGGTTTGCTCACGCTGCTGCCGTTGTACTCGGTTGGCGGGATGGGAGCCGGCGACGTGAAATTGATGGCCGGAATCGGAGCATGGCTTGGTTCCTACATCACTTTTTACGCATTCGTGGCGACGGTTGTTGTCGGAGCCGTGATGGCGGTTCTGATGGTCATCTACAAACGCGGCGTGCAAAAGCACTACGCCCAGTTCTTGATGATCCTCAACGAATGGATGACCGTCCGAAACCCGGCGGAACTTTCCAAAATCGCCAAGGAACGGAAGCCAACAATGTTCTTGCTGCCCTATGGAATTCCGATCTGCATCGGATCGATCGGTTACTTCTGCTACGCCGGTTTGTTGTATTGA
- the cpaB gene encoding Flp pilus assembly protein CpaB, whose product MRMKSFVLLAFSVSMGLVGVVLANKYVSKDGPAESEYGQVLVAMANIQPGIPLNGDNVAFQKWPIDAIPAGAVTTDEQFADRSLKAACVAGDLILEAKLNQPGMHGASLEIPEGMRVVSVPVDATKTHSGLIQAGDRVDVLVTYKVRTDRGMSNKTKTILEYIEVFASDSVRSSAVTEETEHVAKNISLLVEPNQANLVMLAQNKGPIHLALRNKTDQGTVQTESVDDAFFEDSGSSVGRFSEDLFADAEDDGTGDTGALSIQDALKMELEQQQDQSPAEPEPTVSVEPTPEIQQKWKIEIFFGDDHRVEEVDLENEQEDLTENGVAADMPKVPTL is encoded by the coding sequence ATGAGAATGAAATCGTTTGTCCTGTTGGCCTTCTCGGTCAGTATGGGACTCGTCGGCGTTGTGCTGGCTAACAAATATGTGTCCAAGGATGGCCCTGCGGAAAGCGAATACGGACAAGTTTTGGTCGCGATGGCGAATATCCAACCAGGGATTCCGCTCAACGGAGACAACGTCGCCTTTCAGAAATGGCCGATCGACGCCATCCCGGCTGGTGCCGTCACCACCGACGAGCAATTCGCCGATCGCTCCTTGAAAGCCGCCTGTGTGGCTGGTGACCTGATCTTGGAGGCGAAGCTCAATCAACCCGGGATGCACGGGGCGTCTTTGGAGATTCCCGAAGGAATGCGAGTTGTTTCAGTGCCGGTGGATGCGACCAAAACGCACTCTGGTCTGATCCAAGCAGGCGACCGTGTGGACGTGTTAGTGACTTACAAAGTTCGCACCGACCGGGGGATGTCCAACAAAACCAAGACCATCTTGGAGTACATCGAAGTCTTCGCGTCCGACAGTGTTCGTTCGTCCGCTGTGACTGAGGAAACTGAACACGTCGCCAAGAACATTTCGCTGCTCGTCGAACCGAACCAAGCCAACTTGGTGATGCTTGCCCAGAACAAAGGGCCCATTCACTTGGCCCTGCGAAACAAAACCGACCAAGGCACCGTGCAAACGGAATCGGTCGATGATGCGTTCTTTGAAGACAGTGGCAGTAGCGTCGGCCGCTTCTCCGAAGACCTGTTTGCCGACGCCGAGGACGACGGAACCGGCGATACGGGAGCATTGAGCATTCAAGATGCCTTGAAGATGGAACTGGAACAACAACAGGACCAGTCACCAGCCGAACCCGAGCCGACCGTCTCGGTCGAACCGACTCCGGAAATCCAGCAAAAATGGAAGATCGAAATATTTTTCGGAGATGATCACCGGGTTGAAGAGGTTGACCTGGAAAACGAACAAGAAGATTTGACGGAAAATGGGGTTGCAGCGGACATGCCGAAAGTTCCGACCCTCTAA